From Acidobacteriota bacterium, a single genomic window includes:
- a CDS encoding uroporphyrinogen-III synthase, with the protein MPPAPDGPLRGVAVVVTRAREAADEMARPLAALGAEILLSPALRFADPDDWLPADTALHDAAAYDWAIFTSANGVDAVGRRLAALSLGWEVLSRARVAAIGPATARALEGRGVEVRVVPDSFHAEGILEALRGETVAGKRFLLARATKARDVLPDALRAQGGRVDVVPVYRTLRCEPSAVALAALRQRAGDRLVITFTSSSTVSNFLDALAPRDLAGARGSIAAAIGPVTAADLLARGVSPAILPAEFTVPALVAAIAAHYASGRGGGG; encoded by the coding sequence GTGCCGCCGGCGCCTGACGGGCCGCTCCGGGGAGTCGCCGTCGTCGTCACGCGCGCCCGCGAGGCCGCCGACGAGATGGCCCGGCCCCTCGCGGCCCTCGGCGCAGAAATCCTCCTCTCGCCGGCCCTTCGCTTCGCCGACCCCGACGACTGGCTCCCCGCCGACACGGCGCTCCATGACGCCGCGGCGTACGATTGGGCGATCTTCACAAGCGCGAACGGCGTCGACGCGGTCGGTCGTCGCCTGGCGGCGCTGAGCCTGGGGTGGGAGGTTCTCTCCCGCGCGCGCGTCGCGGCGATCGGGCCGGCGACGGCGCGGGCGCTCGAGGGGAGAGGGGTCGAGGTCCGCGTCGTCCCGGACAGTTTTCATGCCGAGGGGATCCTCGAGGCGCTGCGCGGGGAGACCGTCGCGGGGAAGCGCTTCCTCCTCGCGCGCGCCACGAAGGCCCGCGACGTGCTGCCCGACGCGCTCCGCGCGCAGGGGGGGCGCGTCGACGTAGTGCCCGTCTACCGGACGCTGCGCTGCGAGCCGTCGGCCGTCGCGCTCGCGGCGCTGAGGCAGCGCGCGGGGGATCGCCTCGTCATCACCTTCACGTCGTCGTCGACCGTGTCGAACTTCCTCGACGCCCTGGCGCCGCGCGATCTCGCGGGGGCCAGGGGCTCGATCGCGGCGGCGATCGGCCCCGTCACCGCCGCCGATCTTCTGGCGCGGGGGGTGTCCCCCGCGATCCTGCCGGCGGAGTTCACGGTGCCGGCGCTCGTCGCGGCGATCGCGGCGCACTACGCTTCAGGGCGGGGGGGAGGCGGTTGA